The Aureimonas populi genome includes the window ATGTTGGGCAGGATCTCCGAGCCGATCAGATAGGCCGTGCGCTCGCCGCGCAGCCGCGCGACCGTCATGAAGTCCTGCGTGTTGACGTTGACGGCCAGCGCCCGGGCGAAGCGGTAGGCGCCCGGCGTGTAGATCACCGCGAGCGTGAGGATCAGGACGGGGATGGAGGGCCCGACGCCGGCCACGACGACGAGGCCGAAGAGCTTGCTGGGGATGGAGTTCAGGGCGTCGAGGAAGCGGCTGAGGGCGCTGTCGAGCCAGCCGCCCGTCACCGCCGCCGCCATGCCGAGGGCGACCCCGCAGAAGCAGGCGAGCATGACGGCGGCCAGCGATATGCCCACCGTGTAGCGCGCGCCCATGAGCACGCGCGAGAAGATGTCGCGGCCCAGATAATCCGTGCCCATCCAGAAATCGGCCGACACCGGCCCGAAATAGTCCCAGTCGACGATCTCGCCCACCGGATAGGGCGTCAGCATGGGTCCGAACAGGGCGACCAGTGCCCAGAAGATCACGATGGCAAGGCCGAACAGGCCGACGGCGTTGAGGGAATAGCCGAGCTTTCGCGAGCCGCGCGCCAGGGGGCCGGCCGCCATCAGCGCAGCCTCGGATTGGACAGGATGGCGATGAGGTCGGCAAGCGTGATGAGGGCGAGGTAGCCGATGCAGAAGATCATCGCGCAGCTCTGGATGAGCGGCAGGTCGCGCGTGGCCACCGCGTCCACCATCAGCTTGGCGATGCCCGGATAGTTGAAGATCGTTTCCACGATGATGACGCCGCCGAGCAGGTAGGAGAGCGAAAGCGCCACTGCGTTGACGATGGGGCCGAGAGCGTTGGGAAGCGCGTGGCGCAGCACCTGCCGCCGTCGCGAGGCGCCCTTCAGGAGCGCCATCTCCACATAGGGCGTGTTCAAGGTGTCGATCACGGCCGCGCGCGTCATCCGGATCATCTGCGCGCAGATGACGAAGGAGAGCGTGATGACGGGCATGGCGTAGACGCGCAGCATCTGGCCGATGGACTGCACGTCGTTGGCGAAGGAAAGCGCGGGCAGCCATTGCAGCCAGACGGCGAAGATGAGGACGGCGGAGGTCGCCACCATGAACTCGGGCACGGAAATGACGCCGACGGTGAGGATGGAGACGATGCGGTCGTAGAGCGAACCGCGCAGGGTGGCGGCCGTGATGCCGAGGAACAGCGCCACAGGCACCGCGAAGAGGGCGGTGACGGCGGCCAGCCGCAGCGTGTTGGCAAGTCGCTGCCCGATGAGGTCGGAGATCGCCATGTTGTTGGCGTAGGAGGTGCCCAGATCACCGGAGGCGAGGTTGGCCAGCCAGCGCAGGAAGCGCCAGATGGCCGGCTCGTCGAGATTCATCGCCGCCCGCAGGCCCGCCACCGCCTCCGGCGTCGCGGCCTGTCCCAGGATGATCTGCGCGACGTCGCCGGGCAGCATCTCCGTCGCGAAGAAGATGACGAAGGACACGATGACGAGGCTGACCAGCGCGATGACAAGCCGGCTCGCCAGAAGGGACAGGATGCGGTGGTTCAAGGGCGCTTCCTTGCCAGTGGCCGTGATGGTCGCGGCGGGGGCGGCGCTCAGCCCTCCAGCCACACATATTCGGCGAAGGCGTAGCCCATCTGGCCGCCCAGCGGGTTCGGCTGGAGCCCCTTCAGCCGGGTGGAAAGGGCATCCACGTTGGAGAGGTAGACCGGGATGATCGTGCCGGCCTCTTCGGCGACCATCACCTGCATCTCGCCGTAGATCTCCTTGCGCCGCTCCTCGTCGAGCAGGCCGCGCGCCTCCAGGAGCATGGCATCGAAGCGCTCCGACTTGTAGCGGCTTTCGTTCCAGGCCGCATCCGAGGCGTAGAGCAGCGAGAAGAGGATGTCGGGCGTGGGGCGCGGATTGATGTTGCCGAAATGGACCGGCGCCTCCAGCCAGTAGTTCGACCAGTAGCCGTCCGAGGGCACGCGCTGCACGTCGAGCGTGAGCCCCACCTCCGCCGCCGCCTGCTGCACCACCATGGCCATGTCGATGGAGGAGGAGGCCGCCTCCGAGGCGACGAGCGGGATGGACTGGCCCAGAACGCCCGCCTTCTCGAACAGGGAGCGGGCGCGCTCGGGGTCGAAGGGCTTGGGCTGGAGCTGGGCGTTGTAATAGGGGGAGGAGGGCGGAACCGGCTGGTCGTTGCCGATCTCGGCAAGACCGCGCATCACCGACCGCTGGATCTGCTCGCGATGGACCAGATACTTCATGCCCTCCACGAAATCGGCCTTGTCGCCGGGGGACAGGTCGAGCCGCATGTTGAGATTGGTGTAGTTGCCCGAGGTCGTGACCGAAAGCTCGACGCCCGGCTGGCTTTCGGCCAGGCGCATGGAGCGCGGGTTGATGGAGGCGGCGAGCTGGATGTCGCCGGACAGGAGGGCGTTGACGCGCGCCGTATCGTCCGGGATCGCGAAATACTCGAAGGAGTCGAGATGGGGCCCTTCGCTCTTCCAGTAGGATTCGTTGCGCACGGCGATGGAGCGGTTGCCGGGCTCGAAGAGCTCGCAGCGGAAGGCGCCGGTGCCGTTGGCGGTGGAGAAGTCGGAGGTGCCCTCCGCCAGGATCATGAAGTGATGCATGGCGAGGATGGTGGGCAGGTCGGCGTTCGGCGTCTCCAGCGCGATCTCGACGGTGCGCGGATCGAGCGCGCGGATCGCAGTCATCTGGCTCGCCATGGCGTTGGCGCGCGAGGCGACGGCCGGGTCGAGATGGCGGTTGAGCGAGAAGACGACGTCCGCCGCCTCCAGCGTCTTGCCGTCGTGGAAGGTGACGTCCGGCTTGAGGCGGATGGTCCAGAGCTGCGCGTCATCCGTTTCCACGCTTTCCGCCAGCTCCATCTGCACCGTGCCCTCCCGGTCCAGGAAGGTGAGGCGGTTGTAGAAGGCGCAGCTTCGCACGTAATCGGTGGAGAGCGAGGCCCGGGCCGGGTCCAGCGTGTCGGCCGTGGAGGAGGACCAGCCGGCGGCCTTCAGCGAACCGCCGGAGACCGGCGTCTGCGCCAGGGCGACGGTGGCCCGGCCGAGGACGGTGCCCGCCGCCATCGCGCCGACGCCGCCGGCCATGAGGAGCTGGAGAAGTTCGCGGCGGGTGGCGCCCCGGCGAATGGCGTCTTCCACCATCGCGTCGTCGGCACGGGACCAGTTGGTGATGCGATCGGTCATCGTCGTTTCCCCTGTCTTGCTGTGGCGCGCATGGTCCGGCCCCGGATGGCGGGGATGTGGTCGGCCTCCCGTCGGCTCAGGCCGCCTCGGCCCGCTCCGCCGCGTCCGCAAGGGCGGCCATGGCGGTGAAGTGGTAGTCGGGCTGCGTGAAGGCCTGCGGCTCGATGGTCCCGCCATAGCCGCTCAGCCCGTGGCGCCGCTCGATCCAGCAATTGGCAAGGCCAAGCCGCCGCGAGATTCCGATGTCGTGATACTGGCTCTGCGCGACATGGAGGATGTCGTCCTTCGAACCGCCCTCGGCCTCCACGAAGGCGAAGACCTTTTCGAAGAAGGCCGGGTCCGGCTTTTCCGTGCCCGTGTCGTCGGTGGTGAAGGCGGCGTGGAACGGCTCTCCGAGCTCGGTCGAGAAATGCGAGAAGGCCCAGCGCTGCGCGTTGGTCATGGCGATCAGCCGGTAGCGCTTCGAAAGCCGCGCCAGCGCCTCGGCGCTGTCGGGAAACGCCTTCCAGTCCCTCACGCTGTCGCGCAGCCGTCTGCCGGCCGCCGGCTCCGCCGGCAGGCGAAGGCGCGGGGCGATCTCCAGATAGACGCGCTCCAGATCGTCCGGGAACAGGCCCGCCTCGGGCAGATAGCGGGCCGCGCGGTAGAGCGCGAGCGCCGCCTCCCCGTCCACCGCCACGCCCGCTTCCCGGCCGATCTCCTCGAGGCACCGCGTGATGCCCCCCTCGAAATCGATCAGCGTGCCGACGACGTCGAAGGTCATGTACCGGAAATCGACGAGACGTCTGGTCAAGGGCTGGCTCCTTCGCCGTGGTTGCCGGTGCGGCCGGGCTT containing:
- a CDS encoding HAD-IA family hydrolase — encoded protein: MTFDVVGTLIDFEGGITRCLEEIGREAGVAVDGEAALALYRAARYLPEAGLFPDDLERVYLEIAPRLRLPAEPAAGRRLRDSVRDWKAFPDSAEALARLSKRYRLIAMTNAQRWAFSHFSTELGEPFHAAFTTDDTGTEKPDPAFFEKVFAFVEAEGGSKDDILHVAQSQYHDIGISRRLGLANCWIERRHGLSGYGGTIEPQAFTQPDYHFTAMAALADAAERAEAA
- a CDS encoding ABC transporter permease, with amino-acid sequence MNHRILSLLASRLVIALVSLVIVSFVIFFATEMLPGDVAQIILGQAATPEAVAGLRAAMNLDEPAIWRFLRWLANLASGDLGTSYANNMAISDLIGQRLANTLRLAAVTALFAVPVALFLGITAATLRGSLYDRIVSILTVGVISVPEFMVATSAVLIFAVWLQWLPALSFANDVQSIGQMLRVYAMPVITLSFVICAQMIRMTRAAVIDTLNTPYVEMALLKGASRRRQVLRHALPNALGPIVNAVALSLSYLLGGVIIVETIFNYPGIAKLMVDAVATRDLPLIQSCAMIFCIGYLALITLADLIAILSNPRLR
- a CDS encoding ABC transporter substrate-binding protein, with translation MTDRITNWSRADDAMVEDAIRRGATRRELLQLLMAGGVGAMAAGTVLGRATVALAQTPVSGGSLKAAGWSSSTADTLDPARASLSTDYVRSCAFYNRLTFLDREGTVQMELAESVETDDAQLWTIRLKPDVTFHDGKTLEAADVVFSLNRHLDPAVASRANAMASQMTAIRALDPRTVEIALETPNADLPTILAMHHFMILAEGTSDFSTANGTGAFRCELFEPGNRSIAVRNESYWKSEGPHLDSFEYFAIPDDTARVNALLSGDIQLAASINPRSMRLAESQPGVELSVTTSGNYTNLNMRLDLSPGDKADFVEGMKYLVHREQIQRSVMRGLAEIGNDQPVPPSSPYYNAQLQPKPFDPERARSLFEKAGVLGQSIPLVASEAASSSIDMAMVVQQAAAEVGLTLDVQRVPSDGYWSNYWLEAPVHFGNINPRPTPDILFSLLYASDAAWNESRYKSERFDAMLLEARGLLDEERRKEIYGEMQVMVAEEAGTIIPVYLSNVDALSTRLKGLQPNPLGGQMGYAFAEYVWLEG
- a CDS encoding ABC transporter permease, which translates into the protein MAAGPLARGSRKLGYSLNAVGLFGLAIVIFWALVALFGPMLTPYPVGEIVDWDYFGPVSADFWMGTDYLGRDIFSRVLMGARYTVGISLAAVMLACFCGVALGMAAAVTGGWLDSALSRFLDALNSIPSKLFGLVVVAGVGPSIPVLILTLAVIYTPGAYRFARALAVNVNTQDFMTVARLRGERTAYLIGSEILPNIIGPVLADFGLRFVFIVLLLSGLSFLGLGVQPPFADWGALVRENIGGLPFGAPAVIFPSIAIASLTIAVNLLIDNLPRKIRDRSA